Proteins from one Corynebacterium testudinoris genomic window:
- a CDS encoding cation:proton antiporter subunit C — translation MILALTIAILVTGAVYLIQQRGMVRIVFGMTLFGHAANLMLLAGGVGAWRGEPFPDRTPLADAADPLPQAFVLTAIVIAMATTTILLMLAALGRDDDTDVPEPVDDTITDPMATLGRAAEKGVRG, via the coding sequence ATGATCCTCGCCCTCACCATCGCTATCTTGGTCACCGGCGCCGTGTACCTCATTCAGCAACGCGGCATGGTGCGCATCGTCTTCGGCATGACCTTGTTCGGTCACGCCGCCAACCTCATGCTGCTCGCGGGAGGTGTCGGTGCCTGGCGCGGCGAGCCCTTCCCGGATCGCACGCCGCTTGCCGACGCCGCCGATCCCCTCCCCCAAGCCTTCGTCCTCACCGCCATCGTCATCGCCATGGCCACGACGACCATCCTGCTCATGCTCGCTGCCTTAGGCCGCGACGATGACACCGATGTTCCCGAGCCCGTCGATGACACCATCACCGACCCCATGGCTACCCTGGGTCGCGCCGCCGAGAAGGGGGTCCGTGGTTAA
- a CDS encoding YkvI family membrane protein: MFKRALLISMSFIGLIVGAGFASGQEALQYFVAFGNWGVVGAVLASALMIITGVAVLQLGSYFQATDHTAVISRVSRPITGWILDISTIATLFCIGFVMFAGGGSNLNQQFGTAPWIGATIMLALVLVTGMLDVDKVSAVIGAITPFIIFFIVLATVWTLITTSPDWDALNSASASVVTTLPNWWLAALNYVGLSIMTAVSMAIVIGGTHLDTRAAGLGGLIAGLFFLLMLMLLVLALYVSVDSVGGEDMPVLALINQIHPIFGLLMTFVVFGMIFNTAIGMFYALGKRLTRGNPSRFRPVFIAACLIGYGLSFFGFRDLVSYVYPVLGYLGILMIAVLSYAWFRGRNKVSAEGERRLRARQLLARKLDPRKRYTKKNQAELRRLARESNVPDKKFKESLTEDITSELESDPSLDYDPTDPPSSVVYVEHTKPTVVEEIPEKK, encoded by the coding sequence ATGTTCAAAAGAGCTTTGTTGATTTCCATGTCCTTCATCGGCCTCATCGTCGGTGCAGGTTTCGCCTCCGGACAAGAGGCCCTCCAATACTTCGTCGCCTTCGGCAACTGGGGCGTCGTCGGCGCAGTCCTCGCGTCCGCCCTCATGATCATCACCGGCGTCGCCGTTCTCCAGCTCGGCAGCTACTTCCAGGCCACCGACCACACCGCCGTCATCAGCCGAGTCTCCCGACCGATCACCGGCTGGATCCTCGACATCTCCACCATCGCCACCCTCTTCTGCATCGGCTTCGTCATGTTCGCCGGCGGCGGCTCCAACCTCAACCAACAGTTCGGCACCGCCCCCTGGATCGGCGCGACCATCATGCTGGCCCTCGTGCTAGTCACCGGCATGCTCGACGTGGATAAAGTCTCCGCCGTCATCGGCGCGATCACGCCCTTCATCATCTTCTTCATCGTGCTCGCCACCGTCTGGACCCTCATCACCACCTCCCCCGACTGGGACGCCCTCAACAGCGCCTCCGCCTCCGTCGTCACCACCCTGCCGAACTGGTGGCTCGCCGCCCTCAACTACGTCGGCCTGTCCATCATGACCGCCGTCTCCATGGCCATCGTCATCGGCGGCACCCACCTGGACACCCGCGCCGCTGGCCTCGGCGGACTCATCGCCGGCCTCTTCTTCCTCCTCATGCTCATGCTGCTGGTCCTCGCCCTCTACGTCAGCGTCGACTCCGTCGGCGGCGAGGACATGCCCGTTCTGGCGCTGATCAACCAAATCCACCCCATCTTCGGCCTCCTCATGACCTTCGTGGTCTTCGGCATGATCTTCAACACCGCTATCGGCATGTTCTACGCCCTGGGCAAGCGCCTCACCCGCGGCAACCCCTCCCGTTTCCGTCCGGTCTTCATCGCCGCCTGCCTCATCGGCTACGGCCTGAGCTTCTTCGGGTTCCGAGACCTCGTTTCCTACGTCTACCCCGTCCTCGGATACCTGGGCATCCTCATGATCGCCGTCCTCTCTTACGCCTGGTTCCGCGGCCGCAACAAGGTAAGCGCCGAAGGAGAACGACGCCTCCGTGCCCGCCAGCTCCTGGCCCGCAAGCTCGATCCGCGCAAGCGCTACACCAAGAAGAACCAAGCCGAACTGCGCAGGCTCGCCCGCGAGTCCAACGTGCCTGACAAGAAGTTCAAAGAGTCGCTCACCGAGGACATCACCTCCGAGCTCGAATCCGACCCCTCGCTGGACTACGACCCCACCGATCCCCCGTCCAGCGTTGTCTACGTTGAGCACACCAAACCCACCGTTGTGGAGGAGATCCCGGAGAAGAAGTAG
- a CDS encoding RNA polymerase sigma factor → MHSARDDALVTDLALRAGRGDKQALTEFIRATQDDVWRLLAHLGGRDIADDLTQETYLRVMSALPRFAARSSARTWLLSLARRVWVDNIRHDMARPRKSVTEYEDAAAGTIVDGANASSWSDWIDARTLIDALPPERREALILTQVLGYTYEEAAKITGVRIGTIRSRVARARQDLIEATAKGSENNT, encoded by the coding sequence ATGCACTCCGCGCGCGACGACGCCCTCGTCACCGACCTCGCCCTCCGCGCAGGTCGCGGAGACAAGCAGGCCCTCACGGAGTTCATTCGCGCCACCCAAGACGACGTCTGGCGGCTACTCGCCCACCTCGGCGGACGCGATATCGCCGACGACCTCACCCAAGAGACCTACCTCCGCGTCATGAGCGCCCTCCCCCGCTTCGCCGCCCGCTCATCCGCACGCACCTGGCTGCTCTCCCTCGCCCGCCGCGTCTGGGTCGACAACATCCGCCACGACATGGCCCGCCCCCGCAAATCCGTCACCGAATACGAAGACGCCGCCGCCGGCACCATCGTCGACGGTGCCAACGCCTCCTCCTGGTCCGATTGGATCGACGCCCGCACGCTTATCGACGCCCTCCCTCCCGAACGCCGCGAAGCCCTCATCCTCACGCAGGTCCTCGGCTACACCTACGAAGAGGCCGCGAAAATCACCGGAGTGCGGATCGGCACCATCCGCTCCCGGGTCGCCCGCGCCCGCCAAGACCTCATCGAAGCAACCGCCAAAGGCTCCGAGAACAACACCTAA
- a CDS encoding monovalent cation/H+ antiporter subunit E, whose translation MHVPMYILWLIKEIFVAGYQVAWAGLRPAAGYDPVIVRYPLRVTTDWQIFWFSTSITATPSTLSLGLREPAEPGAPRILLVQAAFGSDPTGVMESLADMEQRMAPHVTSIDHGVPGHGTATTLDPRFYQYPSERRAPKEKKQ comes from the coding sequence ATGCACGTTCCCATGTACATTCTTTGGTTGATCAAGGAGATCTTTGTCGCCGGCTACCAGGTCGCCTGGGCAGGTCTGCGGCCGGCAGCGGGCTATGATCCCGTCATTGTCCGCTACCCCCTGCGCGTGACCACGGACTGGCAGATCTTCTGGTTCTCCACGTCGATCACGGCCACGCCGTCGACCCTCTCGCTCGGTCTGCGCGAACCCGCCGAACCGGGCGCCCCCCGCATCCTGCTGGTCCAGGCCGCCTTCGGCTCCGATCCGACCGGGGTCATGGAAAGCCTCGCTGACATGGAGCAGCGGATGGCCCCCCACGTGACATCAATCGATCATGGCGTGCCCGGCCACGGCACCGCCACGACGCTTGATCCGCGCTTTTACCAATACCCCTCCGAACGCCGCGCCCCGAAGGAGAAGAAGCAATGA
- a CDS encoding YPDG domain-containing protein, whose translation MFTTSRKSITALVAAMAIGISSVLTPVAQAQDVRPEVEHRDGDRTVACSVDWNAEAIYDPRFGPADWTNMGFSENVYDSDSFKKLLQVQHWGNNARVAVATSKQINNAKLVINLQEVEGQTWRGTNSVGRLWGRPAEPLFNKPIDPTGTIAGNVVTYDLGTLDPGSFFSTGQSMSPGFSLAQLMEFTKPAADGTWSNAFMVNAQLTGDLAPGSTEDCAATFDYEDATTKAGEPVDPAKVDGFNVPAGSDYTVDEDALPTGWKASVDDATGTLTVTPPADAKRGDSADVTVTVKIPNGITQTTTVTVKVVSDAPYVFGYNDAETKAGEPVNPAKTGDFDFPNGTTFETNEDALGGWKASVDENGTLTVTPPADAKRGDSAEVTVTATLPDGSTQTTTVTVTVTGEDADVVFGYTDADTKPGVPVDPSKVPGFDLPEGTTYDVDEDDLPAGWTADVDPDGNLTVTPPATAKDGDSAEVKVTATLPDGTVKETTVTVTVKDDDGAVVPGAGTCVAAGLTVGLPLLLLVPVGMAGQLNIPGLDQLNADLQAQLRNANSQLQQQFGIFDPAQAQYINQINSEIARFTADNRTIINGAAMVALGLLAAAYLYNSCVGEDGTSSMSSLSSGSSE comes from the coding sequence ATGTTTACCACTTCAAGAAAGTCCATTACTGCGCTCGTCGCGGCGATGGCAATCGGCATTTCTTCCGTCCTGACCCCGGTCGCGCAGGCCCAGGATGTCCGTCCCGAGGTTGAGCACCGCGATGGCGACCGTACCGTCGCTTGTTCTGTCGACTGGAACGCTGAAGCGATCTACGACCCGCGCTTCGGTCCTGCAGACTGGACCAACATGGGTTTCTCCGAGAACGTCTATGACTCGGACAGCTTCAAGAAGCTCCTCCAGGTCCAGCACTGGGGGAATAACGCACGCGTCGCCGTCGCTACCTCCAAGCAAATCAACAATGCAAAACTGGTCATCAACCTCCAAGAAGTAGAGGGCCAAACTTGGAGGGGCACTAACTCGGTTGGTCGACTCTGGGGGCGCCCCGCAGAGCCGCTCTTCAACAAGCCGATCGATCCAACGGGCACCATCGCTGGAAACGTCGTCACTTATGATCTTGGCACCCTCGATCCCGGAAGCTTCTTTTCCACGGGGCAATCCATGAGCCCAGGCTTCTCTCTCGCTCAGTTAATGGAGTTTACTAAGCCTGCTGCTGATGGCACCTGGAGCAATGCCTTTATGGTGAACGCTCAACTAACCGGTGACCTTGCACCGGGTTCCACCGAGGACTGTGCTGCAACCTTCGATTACGAGGACGCTACGACTAAGGCCGGTGAGCCTGTCGATCCAGCCAAGGTCGATGGATTCAACGTTCCTGCAGGATCTGACTACACCGTCGACGAGGATGCTCTCCCCACTGGTTGGAAGGCTTCGGTCGATGATGCTACTGGCACGTTGACTGTTACTCCTCCGGCAGACGCTAAGCGCGGTGACTCCGCAGACGTAACTGTTACCGTCAAGATCCCCAACGGCATCACCCAGACCACGACCGTCACGGTGAAGGTTGTTAGCGATGCTCCGTATGTGTTCGGCTACAACGATGCTGAGACGAAGGCCGGTGAGCCGGTAAATCCGGCTAAGACCGGAGACTTTGATTTCCCGAACGGGACGACTTTCGAGACCAATGAGGATGCTCTTGGTGGCTGGAAGGCTTCGGTTGATGAGAACGGCACGCTGACTGTTACTCCTCCGGCTGATGCGAAGCGCGGCGACTCTGCTGAGGTGACGGTGACGGCTACGTTGCCGGATGGTTCGACTCAGACCACGACCGTCACGGTGACGGTCACCGGTGAAGATGCTGACGTTGTCTTTGGTTACACCGACGCAGACACCAAGCCTGGTGTCCCGGTTGATCCGTCGAAGGTGCCTGGTTTTGATCTGCCTGAGGGCACGACCTACGACGTTGATGAGGATGATCTTCCCGCTGGTTGGACCGCTGATGTTGATCCCGATGGCAATCTGACGGTTACCCCGCCCGCCACCGCCAAGGATGGTGACTCCGCAGAGGTCAAGGTCACCGCTACTCTGCCGGATGGCACTGTGAAGGAAACTACTGTCACGGTCACTGTTAAGGATGATGATGGTGCAGTTGTTCCGGGTGCGGGTACGTGTGTTGCTGCTGGTTTGACTGTTGGTTTGCCGCTTTTGCTGTTGGTCCCGGTGGGTATGGCAGGTCAGCTTAATATTCCGGGCTTGGATCAGCTTAATGCTGATCTGCAGGCTCAGTTGCGTAACGCTAACTCTCAGCTGCAGCAGCAGTTCGGTATCTTTGATCCGGCTCAGGCTCAGTACATCAACCAGATCAACTCTGAGATCGCTCGCTTTACGGCGGATAACCGCACGATCATTAATGGTGCTGCGATGGTTGCTCTTGGTTTGTTGGCTGCGGCTTACCTTTACAACAGCTGTGTTGGTGAGGATGGGACGTCGTCGATGTCGTCGCTGTCCTCGGGTTCCTCCGAATAG
- a CDS encoding catalase translates to MSHDHHDSSAADQIIDRGVRESVTGNTTLHNGAPVASENISVTVGPQGPNVLNDIHLIEKLAHFNRENVPERIPHAKGHGAFGELHITHDVSQYTKAKLFQPGTVTPMGIRFSTVAGEKGSPDTWRDVHGFALRFYTQDGNYDIVGNNTPTFFLRDGIKFADFIHSQKRLNDSGLRDADMQWDFWTRTPESAHQVTYLMGDRGTPKTTRHMNGYGSHTYQWVNEAGEAFWVKYHFISRQGVENFTAAEAEEMAGKNADHHRQDLFESIEKGDFPTWDVKVQIMPVAEADNYRFNPFDLTKVWSKKDYPRIDVGHFTLNRNPRNFHAQIEQIALDPSNLVPGIGFSPDRMLQARIFAYSDQQRYRIGPNFRDIPVNQPINPVNTYSREGSMAYIFNDGAEPSYTPNRYDKGAGYLDNGEDSSSGQTYGAANDLYITPDAHGTDLVRAAYVQHPEDGDFVQAGILYREVYNDEEKQRLVENIAGAMAGVSPSVEERVYWYWGQVDADLGERVKAEFSKTK, encoded by the coding sequence ATGTCCCACGACCACCACGACAGTTCCGCCGCCGACCAGATCATTGACCGGGGCGTTCGCGAGTCCGTCACCGGCAACACCACGCTCCACAACGGAGCGCCGGTAGCATCGGAGAACATTTCCGTCACCGTCGGCCCGCAGGGCCCCAACGTCCTCAATGACATTCACCTCATTGAAAAGCTCGCGCACTTCAACCGCGAGAACGTGCCCGAGCGCATCCCCCACGCTAAGGGCCACGGCGCCTTCGGTGAGCTGCACATCACCCACGATGTGTCCCAGTACACCAAGGCCAAGCTCTTCCAGCCCGGTACCGTCACCCCGATGGGCATTCGCTTCTCCACCGTCGCCGGTGAGAAGGGCTCCCCGGACACCTGGCGCGACGTCCACGGTTTTGCGCTGCGGTTTTATACCCAGGACGGCAACTACGACATCGTGGGCAACAACACCCCTACCTTCTTCCTGCGTGACGGCATTAAGTTCGCCGACTTCATTCACTCGCAGAAGCGCCTCAACGACTCCGGCCTGCGTGACGCTGACATGCAGTGGGATTTCTGGACCCGCACCCCGGAGTCCGCTCACCAGGTGACCTACCTCATGGGTGACCGCGGTACCCCGAAGACCACCCGCCACATGAATGGCTACGGCTCCCACACCTACCAGTGGGTCAATGAGGCCGGCGAGGCTTTCTGGGTGAAGTACCACTTCATCTCCCGTCAGGGCGTGGAGAACTTCACCGCCGCTGAGGCGGAGGAGATGGCTGGCAAGAACGCTGACCACCACCGCCAGGATCTCTTCGAGTCGATCGAGAAGGGTGACTTCCCGACCTGGGACGTCAAGGTTCAGATCATGCCGGTCGCTGAGGCGGACAACTACCGCTTCAACCCCTTCGATCTGACCAAGGTGTGGTCGAAGAAGGACTACCCTCGCATCGACGTCGGCCACTTCACCCTCAACCGCAACCCGCGTAACTTCCACGCGCAGATCGAGCAGATCGCTCTCGATCCGTCGAACTTGGTTCCCGGCATTGGTTTCTCCCCGGACCGCATGCTTCAGGCTCGTATCTTTGCCTACTCTGACCAGCAGCGTTACCGCATCGGGCCGAACTTCCGTGACATCCCGGTGAACCAGCCGATCAACCCGGTCAACACCTACAGCCGTGAGGGCAGCATGGCCTACATCTTCAACGATGGCGCCGAGCCCTCCTACACCCCGAACCGCTACGACAAGGGTGCAGGCTACCTGGACAACGGCGAGGATTCGTCGTCCGGCCAGACTTACGGTGCGGCCAATGATCTCTACATCACCCCGGATGCGCACGGCACCGATCTGGTCCGCGCGGCGTACGTCCAGCACCCGGAGGACGGCGATTTCGTGCAGGCCGGCATCCTCTACCGCGAGGTGTACAACGATGAGGAGAAGCAGCGCCTCGTCGAGAATATCGCCGGTGCGATGGCTGGTGTGTCTCCGTCCGTCGAGGAGCGCGTCTACTGGTACTGGGGTCAGGTTGATGCTGATCTCGGTGAGCGCGTTAAGGCTGAATTCTCTAAGACGAAGTAG
- a CDS encoding cation:proton antiporter: MSPFEWILAVCIGIMVLALLSGLVLIIKTSDFLTRAVLSDLVFYSMICVYLTWTLTHATSIAYEVAILAAIAGGVLPTLSMARIISKGRR, from the coding sequence ATGAGCCCCTTCGAATGGATCCTCGCCGTCTGCATCGGGATCATGGTCCTCGCGCTGCTGTCGGGCCTCGTCCTCATCATCAAGACCTCGGACTTCCTCACCCGGGCCGTGCTCAGTGACCTGGTCTTCTACTCGATGATCTGCGTCTACCTCACCTGGACGCTCACCCACGCCACCTCCATCGCCTACGAGGTAGCCATCCTCGCAGCCATCGCCGGCGGCGTGCTCCCCACCCTGTCCATGGCACGCATCATCTCGAAGGGACGCCGCTAA
- a CDS encoding monovalent cation/H+ antiporter subunit D family protein, translating into MPTVDWVLPLFAAVPLFMAAFAVILPWKPVRDAIALIIPILGIIAGGWLFYYTATFGTIAHNVGLYVGGVAIPFVADTFSAIMIVTTMIVAATANWFAVVSGETVSRYYASLTLILITGVNGALLTGDLFNFFVFIEVMLLPSYGLIAMSGTWSRLAGGRTFVLVNLAASTLLLVGVGFVYGVTGSVNIAALQGAAAGHGPATVAMGLVVIAIAAKAGVFPLHTWLPRTYPGTSGAVMGLFSGLHTKVAVYMLFRIYVNIFDLDERWNWLIITIMIISMLIGGFAGLGEHTIRRVLAYQMINGMPFILVMLAFTSDDPQRALAAGLLYTLHHMITVGALILNSGAIEETYATGTLSKLSGVARRDPLVAAVFAAGAFSIVGFPPFSGMWGKILIVFEIARTGDWVAWLVITVIVAASIGALLSMLRVWRLVFWGKPMKKYPENLRVPLSLLAPSALLMVCSLAMFIFAGPLIDAVLVSTAGLLDVGSYAEAVLGDNPVGVPDMTNLQGGR; encoded by the coding sequence ATGCCTACCGTTGATTGGGTTCTCCCCCTCTTCGCCGCTGTCCCCCTATTCATGGCGGCCTTCGCCGTCATCCTCCCGTGGAAGCCCGTCCGCGACGCGATCGCCCTCATCATCCCGATCCTCGGAATCATCGCTGGTGGCTGGCTGTTTTATTACACCGCGACGTTTGGCACCATCGCGCACAATGTCGGCCTGTACGTGGGTGGCGTCGCCATCCCCTTCGTCGCCGATACGTTCTCCGCCATCATGATCGTCACCACGATGATCGTCGCCGCCACCGCCAACTGGTTCGCGGTGGTCAGCGGGGAGACGGTGTCCCGCTACTACGCCTCGCTGACGCTCATCCTCATCACGGGTGTCAATGGCGCGCTGCTCACCGGTGACCTCTTTAACTTCTTCGTCTTCATCGAGGTCATGCTCCTGCCGTCCTACGGCCTCATCGCCATGTCCGGCACGTGGTCGCGCCTGGCGGGCGGCCGCACGTTCGTGCTGGTCAACCTGGCAGCATCAACGTTGCTGCTCGTGGGCGTGGGCTTCGTCTACGGCGTCACCGGCTCGGTGAACATCGCCGCCCTGCAAGGAGCTGCGGCCGGTCATGGGCCGGCGACCGTCGCGATGGGCCTGGTTGTCATCGCCATCGCCGCCAAGGCAGGCGTGTTCCCCCTGCACACGTGGCTACCCCGGACCTACCCCGGTACGTCCGGCGCGGTCATGGGCTTGTTCTCCGGGCTGCACACCAAAGTCGCGGTGTACATGCTCTTCCGCATCTACGTCAACATCTTTGACCTGGATGAACGCTGGAATTGGCTCATCATCACCATCATGATCATCTCCATGCTCATCGGTGGCTTCGCCGGCCTCGGGGAGCACACTATCCGCCGGGTCCTGGCGTACCAGATGATCAACGGCATGCCGTTCATCCTGGTCATGCTGGCCTTCACGTCGGATGATCCGCAGCGCGCGCTCGCCGCCGGGCTGCTGTACACGCTGCACCACATGATCACGGTGGGCGCGCTCATCCTCAACTCGGGAGCCATCGAGGAAACTTACGCCACCGGCACGCTGTCCAAGCTGTCCGGTGTGGCGCGCCGCGATCCGCTCGTGGCAGCGGTGTTTGCCGCCGGAGCCTTCTCCATTGTTGGCTTCCCGCCGTTCTCCGGCATGTGGGGCAAGATCCTCATCGTCTTCGAGATCGCCCGCACCGGGGATTGGGTGGCCTGGCTCGTCATCACAGTCATCGTCGCCGCATCCATCGGCGCCCTGCTGAGCATGCTGCGCGTGTGGCGGCTGGTGTTCTGGGGCAAGCCCATGAAGAAGTACCCCGAGAACCTGCGCGTTCCGCTGTCGCTGCTCGCGCCGTCGGCACTGCTCATGGTGTGCTCGCTGGCAATGTTCATCTTCGCTGGACCGCTTATCGACGCCGTCCTGGTCTCCACCGCAGGCCTCCTCGACGTCGGCAGCTACGCCGAGGCAGTCCTCGGCGATAACCCCGTCGGAGTGCCCGATATGACGAACCTGCAGGGAGGCCGCTGA
- a CDS encoding Na+/H+ antiporter subunit G has translation MTIAEIIVSVLVINATIMVVATALAMWRAPDALTRVNLLGPVVGVGVPLLLVAKLIMDWSTQGFDPNNFVRAIIAIAGVWIVGSVGSYYMGRSIYGVTVVDRLHHEAYK, from the coding sequence ATGACTATCGCCGAGATCATCGTTTCCGTCCTCGTCATCAACGCCACCATCATGGTTGTTGCCACCGCTCTGGCCATGTGGCGCGCCCCCGACGCCCTCACCCGGGTCAATCTGCTGGGTCCCGTCGTCGGCGTTGGCGTGCCACTGCTGTTAGTGGCCAAGCTCATCATGGATTGGTCCACCCAGGGCTTCGACCCAAATAACTTCGTCCGCGCCATCATCGCCATCGCTGGCGTGTGGATCGTCGGCTCCGTCGGCTCCTATTACATGGGCCGCTCGATCTACGGCGTCACCGTCGTCGATCGTCTCCACCACGAAGCCTACAAATAG
- a CDS encoding HNH endonuclease signature motif containing protein yields the protein MSIEIVYSGKPRALSLDTSMSLVEAHLKEILARPQHYYAVSSPDDPVARRGTQMRQEDHELWQSVLPGDDEDIDMVLARLRRSLGRGDQFLMSAISAHHRLNELPQLKAVQEQHFHLDLPRLKVIDSVLCKADTTVLEHLDLIDTELAEFLTPTRANQILPTAGKIKNRLNAIITMLDDSISAEDPAPPPVDSVSIAFQDGRGLLHADLDGITAQEIDLRVRRYAIIHGVSQAEALVALIRGEGATNVTLNLYRASDIPTAPGWVSGVGYLTLKQTEDLLNRVDAEIDLDAIAQKVSSAYATPADIRSLVVGLDGSCAVGGCDTPAHRAQMDHRVNHADGGPTTAANLAPLCVRHHAMKTDRRVTYVLDPVTRRKYFLFDDGSWAESEGDGPLAPSERRWMQTVSQRISKRRARIRSESQAQRREQGEPEKPPPPSERSNCSEWGRPFDR from the coding sequence GTGAGTATTGAGATTGTCTACTCAGGAAAGCCACGAGCGCTTTCTCTCGACACCAGCATGTCACTGGTGGAGGCGCACCTTAAAGAGATACTTGCCCGCCCCCAGCACTACTACGCTGTTAGTTCACCTGATGATCCTGTTGCTCGTCGGGGAACACAGATGCGCCAAGAAGACCACGAACTCTGGCAATCAGTCCTCCCCGGTGATGATGAGGACATCGACATGGTGCTTGCTCGGTTGCGGCGTTCGTTGGGGCGTGGGGATCAGTTCCTGATGTCTGCGATCAGTGCCCACCATCGCCTCAACGAACTGCCACAGTTAAAGGCAGTCCAAGAGCAGCACTTCCATCTTGACCTCCCACGGCTGAAGGTCATTGATAGTGTCCTGTGCAAAGCAGACACGACTGTCTTAGAGCACCTCGATCTCATTGATACTGAACTAGCAGAGTTTTTGACTCCCACCCGGGCGAATCAGATCTTGCCGACGGCAGGCAAGATCAAAAACCGTCTGAACGCGATCATCACGATGCTTGATGATTCGATCTCTGCTGAGGATCCCGCACCACCACCGGTTGATAGTGTCTCAATAGCCTTCCAGGATGGCCGGGGTCTGTTGCATGCTGATCTTGATGGGATCACCGCCCAAGAGATAGACCTCCGGGTCCGCAGGTATGCGATTATTCATGGGGTTAGCCAGGCGGAGGCACTCGTAGCGTTGATTAGGGGGGAGGGGGCAACGAATGTCACCCTTAACCTGTATCGGGCGTCGGATATCCCGACGGCGCCGGGGTGGGTGTCTGGGGTGGGGTATCTGACGCTTAAGCAGACTGAGGATCTGCTGAACCGGGTGGATGCGGAGATTGATCTTGATGCGATCGCCCAAAAGGTTTCGTCTGCGTATGCGACCCCGGCTGATATTCGTTCCTTGGTGGTTGGTCTGGATGGGTCGTGTGCGGTGGGTGGGTGTGATACTCCGGCTCATCGGGCGCAGATGGATCATCGGGTGAATCATGCTGATGGTGGGCCCACGACGGCAGCAAACCTTGCGCCGTTGTGTGTGAGGCATCATGCGATGAAAACTGACCGGCGGGTGACTTATGTGTTGGATCCGGTGACGAGGCGGAAGTACTTCCTCTTTGATGATGGGTCGTGGGCGGAGTCTGAAGGTGATGGCCCGCTAGCTCCTAGCGAGCGGCGGTGGATGCAGACGGTATCCCAACGCATCAGCAAACGCAGGGCGAGAATTCGCTCGGAGTCTCAGGCTCAGAGGAGAGAGCAAGGCGAACCGGAGAAACCACCACCACCTAGCGAGCGTTCTAATTGCTCTGAATGGGGACGCCCCTTTGATAGGTGA